DNA from Tripterygium wilfordii isolate XIE 37 chromosome 4, ASM1340144v1, whole genome shotgun sequence:
tacatatttataatttttaaaaattaaaacaaaaatttttGTTACCCCAAAGTAACATTACAGTGGGAcctattgtaattttattacaacaaGTCCCCAGCACCCCACGAATTTCATTCTCCATGATTTTTCCAACATAACTCATCCAGGAAGAGAAGTAATGGGCACTTCTACCGTGAAATCGGGGAAaagtaaaaaggaaaaagaagtaCAATCGAGAATAATATCTAGGCCCAACACAGGCACGTCTCATCTACAGTGAGCAGGCCAAAGCTAAGACGGCCCATTGTGTTTTCAGTTCAATTTCACAAgataaactttagtcacacccctaagTTTACTAAAAATACCCCGACTTATATTGACTTCACGTTGACCACATATTTTTTCAATCCTCGACTCATAACACCCCATCCCTAGCATCTTCAaagaatagagtacaaaagagGTTTGCCTAgaccacgaaagctaaatagggATTTGTGTGTCTCTGATCTCGCTGCAAATCACGAAAGAGAGTTTCTCCGACCTACGCACACCTCCACTGCTTGGATCACCACCGTATCACAATGGTAAGTTGttaggttttgtttttgtttatgtctGTTATTGCATTTTCTCGATCTGTGGGTTAGGAGTCCTTATACATGTGCTTCGTTGCTTGGGTCTTCAGGTTTTGTCGATCTGTGGGTTAGGAATCAGTCAGAGATGAGGTTAAGAGCTTGAGAAATCCATAGAACCCCTCTCAAATCTTCATGATCGTTGGTTCTTTAGCTTCTtacctcttctctctctctctcattgtcCTCACCTTTAATTTCTGATTCTTGGTCTCGCGCCTTTTCCAGTTGTGCAAGTTTGAGACTTCGATTTCTTAGTCTCTAAGGTGCGCTTAACAAAGGGTGTCTTTCCTAAACATTAGGGTGTGACCAAAGTTTATCATTTCACAAACGGTGGTTGGGCCTACTTCCATGGACTGAAATTTGGGCTGAGCCCATCAGCCATGGAGCCTCAATTCATGAGCCCCTTAACATTCAACCTTGGATTGTATGTCATATAATTAATGACGTCAATTCAATAGTCGACTCGAAGTCCAGAACGAGGCCGACAAAGTCCACAAAGAAATTAAACTCCACAAAGCCTCCCATTCATGTAAGGAAATAATGTTGAAACTGCATCGCAGTCAAATTTATCGTCCTAACCAAAACTTCTTTGTTACACACTATTGCTGCTAAAGCTTTATATGTTGGCATGTTGTGCAGATGACAATTCGACTGTttacaaacaatgtaattagtGGTTGTTGGTTAATTAATTTCAACTCTAGTTGCTTGATAGTGTTTATATGATTCAAGATAACCTAGTACTCAATTTCTCCGGGGCCAAACTGTATGGATTCGGAAAGCCTTTGATTCTCACTATAAATAATACCCCTGTTCACGCGTTaggctttgacccaacttatcttgTCATCATGTAAGAAAATCATGTGTACACGGCGACTAGGCATAGAGATGTATGAACAAAAATAGCTAAGGAGATGGTTtgtagcaattttttttttataaattcaaGTCAAAGAATTCAACAGATCCATGAAACTAGGCTCCAAGGAGGAGAGCAAGTAGGCCGACCACAAATTGATCCACAAAGACAGTTTGGCTTCTAACTGCCAAAAGAGAACCCTCAGTATTTGCATCCTGCAATCCTTTCCTCACCATCCTATCTCTTCCTTTCTTTGCTTCAAACTTTCACACCCCCCAAAGAAGTAAAAAAGAGAGCACCACCAAAGGAGTCACAAACTGAAAAACTAGTTCAGGAGTTTTAACAATGGCAGGACCAGAACAAGCAGCGCGGCATTCGACAGAGGTTCTAAACCAGCGTTCGAAAATGCCATTTTGTCCGGCTAGGATGGCGATCGGTGGCGCTGCTATTGTTGCCTCACTTGGTTACTTTGTGTTGTTCTCCAAGAAGAAACCTGAAGCCTCTGCATTAGATGTTGCCAAAGTCGCAACTGGGACAGCTCATCCTGATAACACTCACCCTGGCAAGTAAGCTAATGTATCATCAAATGATTCAATCTTTAACCACATTGTAATTGTTGTTGTTCTCGTctgtcttcttctttctttcttttccatgTCGTAACCAGAATTCAATAATAATCTAGAACGAATAAAGTTTTTGGATAGCTGCAAGCCATTCCTACATCTGCTCTGCTATTATTACCATCCGGCGACTACTGTTGAGATGATTGCATCATCAACAGAACAAATTTCTGGGTGAAAATGCGGGTTCATTTTTCTGATCTTCCTCTTTAAGCGAGTTGGTAGCAGAAAACTATGTCCAAGGGACAGAATTACCAGAGATGAATATTGCTTTCCTGCGTCGTCTTCTcgtcaaaataaagaaaaaaggaggaatgaaaaagaaaacaacatcaACCGAGAGTCGACTTGGCTAGTCCAAGTCTTAAAATGATCTGTCACCGTTAACGATCTTCCTAGTGTCATCCAGGtaatagaaagaaagaagggagaGTTCATCAACCCCAAAATTACTCGGCTACAATGCAACAAAATTGAGTCATACATTTAGAATTTATAAGGGATCAAGCATATAGCCTATACGCTTAGTAATTAGAGTCTCTGAATAGCAAGTGAATGGAATCAACATAGATGATAGAAGGCCATAACGAACTTTTACTTTCGCATGACTGCGCACTGCCCACCGCAGTAAATTAATAACGTAACCCCCAACAGCAAAGACCATTCACCTGTTATCGAACTCTAGTTCCAACAATCGGGATTTGGGATCATTCTTCTGCCACCAAACTGAGTCGTTCATCAGATGTACTTTTAATGTCGCATCTAATGTGACTTGCTTGCATCATATCATTATACTAACAACAGAGATTACCAATTGATGACAGCAAACCACGCAGCTTTCCTCCGTCGTTTGGCATTTAAACGACATTACCAGAATGCACGTTTCTGTTCTTGGATAATTTTAACCCATCCAGAGCTTCAATACTCTATCCTTTCCACCAGAAGCTACCTTCTCACCATCTGGACTCCAATCAACAGCATAAACCTTTCcaacaataaaatataaacaaaactaCTAAAGGCACCAGAATGTTGAAGTAAGAAAAAGTGAATGCCTCTATTTCAAAGTAAGAAACTTACCTCATCCGCATGACCAGGTAGGTCTTGTTTCAACTTCTGAGTTCGAATATCCCAGACCTAGTAAAGTAAATAAAGTCTTAATCTGCAGATAACCAACCCAGGCAAAATACAGCAATCAAATTagaacaccccccccccccccccccccaaggcCGAAATAATGATCATGTGATTCTCTTGGATTAAAGACACTAgcttactctgtttcatgagtTAAAATGAAGGAAAATTACTGATTTATCTCCTTAGAGGATAGATTACAGGTAGATTGTCTCCTACATACAATTACCACAACTTTAATTCCCTAATTGGTTAAAAATCACCACTACCAGACTCATCAAAGAATATTTATCAGGGGAATTTTGATAAAGAAATTACTTTATTTGCATTCCCTATATGAAGAAATTTTCAAGGCAAAAACTTATAATCTCCTTCCTATATTTCAattcttttcttctcaaatGACGGGGGGCAGGGGGGAATAGGTTTCGCTGCAATGCCTAGATGTTGAATGTCCTTCTAATGGTATATTAAAACTGGGCACTGATGGCATGTTCTTAATGATTTCCTGTAAAGCCCTCAATTCGTCAAGTTCAATAAAAGTTACCTTAAGCGTGGAGTCTTTGCTCCCACTTAAAATAAGCCTACTGTCTGCAGACCAGCTGTAGAGAAACATTCAACATAATGAGTTGTCAGTGTCACCATACAACCTAGTCAAACACATATAAAGAAGCTTCCAATGGATTGCAAACCTGATTTGATAAACAGGCCCGACATGGCCCCTAAAAGCCGCAACAAATTTCCCTGTTGTACCACTCCATAACTTCACAGACTTGTCAAATGAAGCACTAGCCACCCAAAGTCCATCAGGAGAGAAATAAACATGGTTCACAAGCTGTAGGCAACAAAGAATCAGTTTAAGGCTTACTCCCaggaaaataaataatcacAGCTTGCTCTCCgtagaaaaaaaaactgatcatAATTCATACCTGTTGATGACCTGTCATGCGAGTTTTGGGGTGCTTGCTAACGGCAGGTTCCCAAAGGAACATAGTAAAATCATCAGATCCGGAAACCAATCTTTCAGGGgcatttcttttcattttgttatACCTTTCTAGAGCAACCTATATTTGCCATTATAGTTTATTAGTTCCCTAAAAAGGAGCATAAAACAGTGACATGTTTCAAAAGTACTCCTAAACAAATATGGGAAATAACGATACTCAATTTAATAAGCCTTTTTGAGATCGAAGTTGGAGCACACGGAAACATTACCACACAGCCCCATACAATAAAAATAACTAAGCCTAGTTTTCGTGATTGGAAACAAGATTTTTGACTACTTTATAAGACTCTTATATAAGTCCAGGGGTCTCCGGAATCAGGAGAGAAAAAACTAGGATGCCATCCATTGAATTGAATAGCATGTGAAAGACAATTAGATATTGACCCATTTATCAACAGTTGTATCCAACTTTCATGCATAACTACCTTTTGGTTAATGCAAATACTACACAATTTTTCTGAAATATGCATTACTATTCCATGAAAGTAAATGCATCCACTTATCGGGTACATTAAAATTAATGCTTGACAGAGTTCACACTTGACAACCCAAGAATAAACTAATGATAACAGAATTGCATGACCTTATGTaacaatcaaattaaacaaTAAACATTTACCTTCTTCATTTCTTCTGGAGATGAATATTGTTTGCCTGTATGATCAAAAGCACCTGTGCGAAGAACATATTCGGTGCTCAATGCAAGAGAGTTAACCCAATGTCCATGGCCCTAAAGTGAAGAACAAGTGTCAAAGGAGAAGTGGATGAAGAAAGTGAAAGGTTCTATATAAAGCACACACACAACAAGCATTAGGAGAAAGCCAAAATTATTCATAAACTTCAAATAAGTATAATAGAAATCCAATCCATGATATATTGAATACGTTCATCAACAATATATTCCATAGGAAAAATCCCCATGTACTACAAATACTTCAAATTATCCCATTTATAGCTTCAATAAGAACCTCACAGGTATGGGAAGAGCTCTTGAGAGCATTTCCCCAGTTTCAGTGATACTATTATAAAATTAAAGCACCTAAAGAAATAGAAAGgtgcagaaaataaaattaaaaacccCACAATAAAATAGAAAGATTTACATAGTTCAGCACTAACACACTGAACCGCCGTTAGAAATGAATTTGATATCAGAAGATTAGAACATACAATGTggcataataaaaaaatttctcaacaGTACATACAGCTTACCTTCAACTCGCGAATCAGCTTCCCTTGCGTAGTTTCCCAAATTTTTATGGTACAATCCTGTGAACTGCAATGATCAAGAGGAAGAGATTACTATTTTCCCATCTTCTTGTCCATTATAGTAATAGTAATAGATACTGCACCTTTTTAGTCTCGAATGGTGAGCTATGTAGCAAGAAATTGTAGAGTCAATAATCTTAATGAGAAGGTTTACAAGTGCAAATTGCGTTTGCAGGTCATCAAATCACAAGAACTAATGGCCATCACATAGGGATGCTTTGAGAATCCATTACTTCTACCAGTTTAATATAGGGGATACTTCATAGCAATGTGGTTAGGTATCCCCTTCCATTTAATCAAACGATGATTTCAGTAGATTGTACTCGTTTTTCCCCTTTTCCCAGTTATAAGATCAGCTCAGGTCTTCCCCCCGCTGCCCAACCACAAGGTccacagcaaaaaaaaaaaaccttccccTCGTCACAGAATAGATCTAAAATACACACGGAAGACAGAATTTTGAATATAGAAGTTAAATATATTACTCGGGACACAGAAAGATACCCTGTATATATGACTCCATCTCCGCCCCATTTCACACAAGTCACAGCAAGAGTGTGGCCGCTAAGACAAATAACACATTTCCTCATCAAAATATCCCATATGCGTGCATCACCATCTTTGCTAGAGCTTACAAACCGGCGGCAGGGAGCATTGAGGTGGACAGGTTCCCAAGAGATACCAGTAATCCATTTCTTGTGGCCCTATAAaggaaaaaatagaaagaaaaaaaaaatgcggtACATTACATATTAGTGTACATGTATCAACAACAGCATtccatcacaaaaaaaaaaaaaaaaaaaaccaatcaacAACTGATAGTAATTTCCCAATGATCAGTCATTATAGCATAAGAAGTTTACAGTAAGAGAATTGCCATATGGCTTCCCAGTTTGTGGATCCCAGCACTGAAGTTCTCCGGCCTTGCTTCCACTAACAAGATGCTTACCATCTGGAGACCATGCAATACATAGAACCCAATTCTTGTGTCCTGAAACGCATGAGAAGGTTTTCGATTACTATAAGCATGCAGTCGAACTAAACTTGGATGGAAGTCCTACTCTTTGAAATGTCAATACcccaaaaaaggaaaggaaaaggttaaacaactctcatgtaAAGTAAAAGGCTCCGACTGCATTGGAGGCGTGGTAAAGGAAGGGCAAGATGTGCATCGCGCTAATCCTACGTATTGGGAGGTTGTTGCCAGGATTTAACTGTGTACTCCAAGTCAAGGTGAAGCAACTTTACCACGATGCCACAAATGGTCAAAATATACAGCATCCCAAAATGACCATAAGCATAGTCAATTGTTTAATCCAAAGAAATCCCTCCTTATGTTATAATACGGAGAATCTAGTTGTCAATTGACCATGCCCCCACTCCCATTTCTGGGTGTTTTTACTAAATGGTTTGTCATATACAGTAAAAGTAAGAGATGAGACTAAAATTCGCAACCTATACATGTATACATCGGTGTCTGGGTATTGAGATCCCATATTCGCACGGTGGTATCGCCAGAACCACTAGCCAACTGTCGCCCGTCAGGACTAAAAGCAACTGAAAGGACTGCTTCTGTGTGACCTGCAGTAAAAAAAGCATGAGAGGGATTAAAAGGGATccacaatttttattttgaatgcagaagaaaaatattttatcaaGGGGCACTAAGTCGATGCAACCCAAACAAGTAAATTACAGGGCAAAGGAAATGCAACACAGTAAAAGGTAAACATAAAACAACAATGAGTTGGGTTAAATCAACCCTGAAAACTTGAAGAACATTGCTGTATTGTCTTCAAACCAAAACTTGGTCATAGAGTGTTAGCGATCTATAAACTCAAAttctttttccattcaaaaaaatctATAAACTTTCTAACTCAGTTTAATTCTCACTGAAAAAATCTATTGTTTCTTTCCAACCACACTAAACAAATAAAGTAACAGCAGTGGTCCATTCATAGAGTAAAACATCTGAAAGCACAAGAAAATCCAGTACACAAGTAATATCCCTGCACCGATTGATGTTGAATATATCAAGTAAGTAAGATATAACAAAGTCCAAGAAtttcatatcattcaaagctATGTAGTGCAGAATATGTCTGGACGGAAGTTAATGTGTCATACCAGCAATTGTTGCTGAACAGCGATTGACTGGACGAATACGGAATACAGCTTGAGGTTGATAAACTATCTGCAGTACCTTCTCCACGGAAACTGAAATTTTCTCGAGCACAAAAGGCATGACATAAATGCAAAGTCCCCGAAACCAACGTATAGAATGCTATGCTCGAACAAATTTGGCAGACAACCAATAGTGGGGGCTGGTATTTTTCACTAAAGCCTTCTTTGTACTTTAACTAACCTTTGTGTTTCTGTAAGTAAGTTTCAAGCGGTACAACAAGCTCTTGATTTGATATATAGAAAGCATATGGCAGCTTCTCCTCCTGAACAAAATCCAAAATCACCCTTTCAATAGAAGCAAGAATACTCAAACCATTCATGATAACCATTTAATTTTGCCTTCTACTAGCTTGAAGAAATATGCTGCCAAAATCCTAGCAGCAAAATTTTGGTTCACTGAAACCCCGCAAATAAGCAATTAGAGTAAAAATCTAATCTTTTATTCCCCAACTTCCAGAGAGTCTATTAAACCATATGGAGCAGAATTAAGCATATACAATTTCAGTGAAAGATATAAATATTTACTAAAAAGTGGAGTTTACATTGTTGAGAAGGTTATTCACAAGCTGTTGAAGCTGTTGAGGACCAACGTTCTGTGGCAGATACATGGGCGCCCCCAAAGAAGACCCTTCTGGATCGGCCAATTGACAAAGGACATTGTTTACCGTCTCTTCCTCAATTTCAATCTCCATGTTTTCTGCTTCAAAATCGAAGACACCAGGTAACCCAAAAACAACAACAGAACTGCACCTGCCGAATCGAGTTCAATTCAttggagagaataagaagaaagaaattagTCTTCCAAAATCGATTCAGATGGGGTCAATAATCGCCGTTGGCCGAGATAAACCTTAGCCTGTTTCGCTGCGAGGAGTCGACCTGGGTTTAGGAATAGGGAGGGAAGCTCGTTTTAGCTCCAACTGTAGACGGAAATGACCTTTCTATCCTTGTTAAATCCGAAAGGCTACAACCCTAATTGAAAACACCTTTTTATCCATATGAAAGCCGAGACTGACTTCCGATAAAACTGTCATTTACCAATCCTCTAGGAATATCATATCAtttacaaaaaaacatatactttttttttttaccatttgaGCATTAGAATCGAACTTTAGACACGTGTCTAACAAACATAGTCGATTGCCAAACCAAGTCACATCTcgttgataaaaataaaatacttaTATAGATTTATATACATGTCTATTCCCAGATATACACTAAATCACTTAAAAGAACACACTTTATATACAGGCTCATACTTAAATATTTAAAGCTCTCTCAGTCTTCACTGTCTTCTTGTGCGAGCACATCCTCTATTTGGTTGATTGACGAACTGCTTCGTCTAGTACTCTCCTTCGCGATACAATTATGCAAGTGTGTAATTGTGTTCATGTTGCTCCGTAAGTAAGTTCGTCTTAAGACTCTCATCTCTCTATAAGTTTAAATGCTTAATTAGTTAATCTCAGTaattctttatcaaaaaaaagaagctaatctCAGTAATTGCgctgtcaattaaatatgtataATGTTGTAAATAGCCTCTAAAAAAATTCGGGTAGCTCCGCCCCTGATTATATGTATATGAAAACATCCTCTTGATTCATCAAATTGGTAGGAAGATGTTTTATAAGTAGACACCATGTTGACTGTTGAGATGACTTGGGTTTAGATAAGTATTCTTCTTTTAACACGGCAGAAGAAATTGAGACCGAAATTTTTGACTTGGTGAAAAGGGGCATGTAGAATATTTATTCATTCTCAGTATTTTTATGGCCTTATCTAATATGCaacttctccttttctttcattctcaACAATCTTTCTCGTCTTGGCATCAACAGACAAACACATGATATTGGTGAATGATGGTTTTAGATGGATGGTAAAGTGCATGTTAGTCATATTCTCCTATCATCATCAGGGGCGAAGCCAGGATTTCACGTGAAGGGAGGCCTGAAGGTTTGTGGGGGTTCGGGGGCAACGCCCCCGAAAATGTTTTTTGagctatttatttttattgttagaatttagtacaataaatataactttgttagattataatcattttaattgaatATATGATCAATAAGGTTTGTTTCATTATGCATAATAGATGAAATATTACAAAGAGTTGAaattaaataaagtaaataaagATGATTCGATTTAATTTTTAGATGAATAAATTGAATAAgaaataatatttgttaattattGAATAAGGAACAATACCAATTATGCTtcctttatcaatttttttaccATCCTTAAAACCAATATTAAATCAGAGAAATATgcagaataataataagaaaaaaaataaaaaataaaaatttaatgattgTAGCACGCTGGTTCGAACTGGGGACAAGGAAAAGCCCTGCCAAAATGCACACCATCAAGCTTGCAAGCCGTATATGTAATACATATCAACTAATAGGTATATGTActaatttttttgtcaaaattcagGGGGGGCCTGGCCCCCCCTGGTCCCTCTGTAGCTCCGCCCCTGACCATCATGGTTTGATCCTCTTCGAAGTCATGAGCCCACATATAGATTTTCTATAGGTTTACCTGACATTAGTTTGTGGCTTAGTATACAAACCCGATGGTTTTACCTAGTATGAATCTAAAATGAGTAGTGGTTATAGGTCCCAtcgggaaaaaagaaaaacacaactaCACAAGTATTGATCAAGCCGTAAAACCCAACCCTCATACTGAACGAAGACCCAAAACCCTAACAATTaacttaatttatttaaatcaaGCCAGCTACCTCCCATTGTCGAAAACTGGTTACATGAATTTGTAAAAGTTGGAGGATCGCTTGTGGCCACTAACGGGAGCATAACCAAAGACACCTCCAAAAATCTTCACTGCTTTCTTTGCTTCAATCTTGTATTGTAATCTTCCATTGACTGAGTCAATCTCCTGACAAAACTTGACTTTGTCACCAATTTGAAGCTTGTTGTGTGCAACAAAAGCAAGCCAACCCTTTGAAAGAACTGGTTTTGGGTGGCCCTTCTTGCGAACTGAGCAACCAAACCTCCATAGACGCCCAGCTCTATCCATGGCGTTGAAATCCACTGCTCGGCGACCAACTCCAAATGACGGCAAAGATTTGAGGGTGCTGGTAGGAACTG
Protein-coding regions in this window:
- the LOC119997998 gene encoding notchless protein homolog isoform X2; this encodes MEIEIEEETVNNVLCQLADPEGSSLGAPMYLPQNVGPQQLQQLVNNLLNNEEKLPYAFYISNQELVVPLETYLQKHKVSVEKVLQIVYQPQAVFRIRPVNRCSATIAGHTEAVLSVAFSPDGRQLASGSGDTTVRIWDLNTQTPMYTCIGHKNWVLCIAWSPDGKHLVSGSKAGELQCWDPQTGKPYGNSLTGHKKWITGISWEPVHLNAPCRRFVSSSKDGDARIWDILMRKCVICLSGHTLAVTCVKWGGDGVIYTGSQDCTIKIWETTQGKLIRELKGHGHWVNSLALSTEYVLRTGAFDHTGKQYSSPEEMKKVALERYNKMKRNAPERLVSGSDDFTMFLWEPAVSKHPKTRMTGHQQLVNHVYFSPDGLWVASASFDKSVKLWSGTTGKFVAAFRGHVGPVYQIRSGIFELRS
- the LOC119997998 gene encoding notchless protein homolog isoform X1, with product MEIEIEEETVNNVLCQLADPEGSSLGAPMYLPQNVGPQQLQQLVNNLLNNEEKLPYAFYISNQELVVPLETYLQKHKVSVEKVLQIVYQPQAVFRIRPVNRCSATIAGHTEAVLSVAFSPDGRQLASGSGDTTVRIWDLNTQTPMYTCIGHKNWVLCIAWSPDGKHLVSGSKAGELQCWDPQTGKPYGNSLTGHKKWITGISWEPVHLNAPCRRFVSSSKDGDARIWDILMRKCVICLSGHTLAVTCVKWGGDGVIYTGSQDCTIKIWETTQGKLIRELKGHGHWVNSLALSTEYVLRTGAFDHTGKQYSSPEEMKKVALERYNKMKRNAPERLVSGSDDFTMFLWEPAVSKHPKTRMTGHQQLVNHVYFSPDGLWVASASFDKSVKLWSGTTGKFVAAFRGHVGPVYQISWSADSRLILSGSKDSTLKVWDIRTQKLKQDLPGHADEVYAVDWSPDGEKVASGGKDRVLKLWMG